The Corythoichthys intestinalis isolate RoL2023-P3 chromosome 1, ASM3026506v1, whole genome shotgun sequence genomic interval ccgaaacggttcaatactattagatgtaccgttacacccttaatgttAAGTCTTCATAGTGAGTTAAATATTAAAGTAGGTATTTGATGTAACTTGCCTAACTCTCATGCTCTTGCTTACAGACAGGGATCCTGGGAAGTTGAAGTATGATCACGATCGCGTGGACCGGTTGGAAGGTCCTGATGGCTACACCCCGACTATTCTGGTTTCCACTGCAACCACCTCCCATTTCCCTGTGCCAACACTGAGCAGCACCATCACGGTCATCGCGCCCACGCATCATCACAGCAATAACACGACTGAAAGCTGGTCGGATTTCCACCCAGAGCACCCTGTGGATCGAGGCCCTTTCAGGGGACCTGTTCCTCAACCAAGGAAACGGTGCCGTGACTATGATGGTGAGGAAAACAAAGTGTACAGCATGAACTTTTGCTGTCACTACACTCATTTAGACATTATTGTGGTAATGATGCCTTTACCTCTCTTTCAGAGAAAGGCTTCTGCATGAGAGGAGACATGTGCCCTTTTGACCATGGGAGTGACCCAGTCGTGGTGGAGGATGTCGGTTTGCCCAATATGCTGCCCTTTCAGCCCCCACCCATTCCAGGTGTGGATGGCCCTCCACCCCCGGGCCTTCCACCTCCACCACTAATGAACCCCTCGACTGTGAATCTGGGGCCTCCTGTGCCCCCACCGGGAACTCTCCCACCAAGCCTTCCGCCGATTGCAGGTAAGATTGTGACAGTTTGTTTTGCACGAAAAAACAACTTTGAGTGCTTATtgtgcagttttttttaaattgtaatttTAAACATTGGGCAAAAAAGGTGCCTACGGCTTATGGACTTTGAAttcaattatatttttgttttactcTATTGACAATATGAGTAGTATAAAATTAATCAAACCTGTTCTTGATATTTACTTATGGCTGCCTTTTCAGGACCACCGCCCCCTCTTCCTCCACTTCAGCCCTCTGGAATGGATGCACCGCCAAATTCCATTACGAGTGCTGTTCCCACTATTGTCACCTCTGGCATACGTTCTTCAGTGCCCCAAATACCGACACCACTTTTCCCTTCAGGTAGGGCGCCTTTAGTGGTTCTCAGTTAATTTAACACATTCGTAGTCTATTGACACATATATTGTTTTCATGGTTGAATGTTGTATGCTCAATGTACCAGATACCTATGAGGCAGATGTGTACAACCCTGAGGCCCCTAGTATCACTAGTAGTTCCAGGCCAATGTACCGCCACCGGGTCAATGCTCAGAGGCCCAACCTTATTGGCCTCACTATGGGAGATGTGGACCAGCCACAGAAAGGTAGGTCTTATGTGACAATAAACGTCCAAGCAGGTTTATTAAAGAGTTGTTTGCAACACATCATTGTAATACTAAACAATTGATTGTTTTTGAATTTCAATTGTGATTTTTAGACCACACAATGTTAAAATCACTGAAGCCTCATCCTTTTCAATTTGCTCCTCATTCCATCAGTATCTGTTAACTCTTTATCCCACACTGTACGTGTCTTCTCTCTCCTAGTAACCTATGCTCGCCAAACAATAAGAAGCCTCACGCTAATGCATGGTTTAGAACACTGGTTGAAGAAAGGGGCCTTGGAGTCCTCAATTATAAAAGCTGCTTAGACGTTGGGACGGTAAACGGATTGGGTCAGATTTTCAATCGTAAAGgcgatagatatgaacgtattcATAGCAGGCTcctctatcaatgatcaaatctGCTAGTAATACTTGGATACATACTTGGTCAAGCTGTGCACTGGCTAGAAGTCAGATGGCCGAAGTTTCACACCGTTTTCGTCTCTAAATTGCAAACGCTCACAATACAGTCTTCGCACATGTTCTGTAAAATAACCGGACCCGTGTCTTGGCATCAAGACTGCAGTCACCTAGAGATGTGTGAGTGATTGCTTGCGTGGGCcaacttcaaaataaaagctgtaCTAGGTATTGCTTCTATGTGATGCGTGAATTATTGGACTTTCATTTTTAAGTTGGAATTTCCAACATTGTTGATCAGGCAATCTTATCTTGGCTGGCCACCGAATATCCCTATAAACGTTGATACGAGGTGAACGGCTCTGCTTTAGTTTGAACCCTCATAATGataactagggctgggcgatatggtctaaacttttaatatatttttttaccccCCCTAAACAtcattggctcccattgacCTCGCTAGATATgaagtccattttgactgtgagggctggcagtgatcattcaaTACGGATTGGGTGTTTagtgccatcagtggcagccaatgagttaaggagACAAGAACTAAACACAGAGGGAGCTCAAAACaagtttttcaattttcattgttGAACAAAAGTAATTGCAAAACGTCCGGCTTTGAACCTAATCTATTTCCTTCCCCCATTTGCATTTTCAGTCTTTAAATACAAAGTAACGATTACACAAAGAGACCAACTTTTTTCATGAAATAATCTATTGAATAACTGATACCTAGATGTCCTTtctgtcagaaaaaaaataattcataatATCGATTTATTGCCAGGCCTAATGATAATTAATAACTAAAATAGTAGTAAATGAAAACGTAAACTATTTAATCTAAAAATTAAATGGGAAAAACTGGTTGTGCTAGGTCAAATTATAGGGGTAAAATGCCCCCATTTAGAGAAACCTTCATAAAATAAGTATTATGTGCCTGTGTGATTATCAACTCTGTCAAACAGCACTATGTATGTATACTAGTAAATCATGCATCGTCTTTCCCCAGACAAGGTTCCAAACAACAGTATGAGAATTGTTATGGATTCGAGCTTGAGGAAGCGACCTGCTGGTTCACATGATGGAGGTATTCTCCACAAGAAACCTTGGTTTGACAGGTGAAAATATTATTTAGTGGAGGACTGCAGTTAATCCTTAGATGGATTAACAAAAGTAGTCTAACATAACACATGTCTTCCTTTACTTTCTCAGGCCTAACTATAATAAACCTAACCATCTGGGCTATCACAGAAGAGGTCCCTTCAACTCTCCTAACACCAAGCTGCTGGTTCGGCAAATTCCTTCTGAACTCAACAACATCAGCAAACTCAATGATCATTTCAGCAAATTTGGAACCATTGTCAATCTGCAGGTAGGCCACTTTttgaatgtttttgccatgtttgtttcttttgacaatacactatttggtagtAAGCGTTTTTGTTCATTGTACATGCGAGCTAAATTGCAAATGTGTGTTTGTCAAAATCAGAGAAGTTTCCACATTGACAATCGAATGTGAAGTATGCCATTTTCCTTTAAAGtttacatttttgtattttctaATTAGATGGGAAGAAAGACTCTAAGTTCCCCACTTCTCATGGTAGTAAGCATAATTAGTATACATGACCGACAAATGTCCTACTGGTTCTTTTTGTGGAGTATGAGGTTGTTATCATGTCAGACAGCAGTAGCTAACACACTGGTGCAGAGGTGTAGTTATCAAGTTTGCATGGGAAATGCCATCCAGTCATGTTCCTTCTCCCATCTTGACGTGAGCgaaattacataaaaatgagttgctttttttatttttatttttatttttttatttttttttaaatattattttttaagctaaaCATAATGTGTGTCCTCCCTGCCCCTCccaaaaaatccataaatagTCTGCTTCATTATAAAAGCCgcagggttcaaattgaaagaaaaatggTCCTTACTGTCGAAAAGTTATGGTAGTTACAACAGTGGCAAGGAATATGAcacgagcaaaaaaaaaaaaaaaaaaaacatacttgtGTAGACAGATAACAATGTAGAGCTCTAGCATTTGAATGACGACCACGCTTTTGTTTGGGGGAAAACTTTTCGTATGTTTTGTAAAACGGAAACATAACAACAGTCGCTACTCCTTGACCTGGTTTAAAAAGGATTGTAATAAAATAAGACAATGTTGAAATGATAAAATAAAACTTTGCGGATACGCTGGAGTGTGTCTGTAAAGATAGGTGGAAACACAGAAAATTCTCTTCATGGTTTTGCCCGGTTCCAATTCCCCCTAAATTGTGGGGCTCCACTATGATGCTACTGTATATCTTGAATCAATTTGATATCAATTGAAGGTGCTGCTTGGGCAGTTTCATTGTGATATTTGTAAGGAatctttttttggttgtttgtttgttttaatttgatggatttatttatttaataaattctGTATGTTTTTAAAGGTGGCATACCAGAGTGATCCAGAGGGTGCACTGATTCAGTTTGCATCTCCTGATGAGGCCAAGAGGGCCATACAAAGCACAGAGGCTGTCCTCAACAACCGCTTTATCCGAGTGCATTGGTTCCGGGAGAACGGGGGTGATGGACCTGGACCGGGCCTGGCTCACATACAGCAGTTGCAATCACAGCCAGCCATggtaaaatatatactgtatattagggcttcagttattgaatattttaataatcgagTATTGTACTGAAcatttcatcgattaatcgagtaatcggataaactttttttttaaggtaaagagcagttatacatgagaaaacaagaaacctttttttaacctaatattgaaccatttttagacaatgtcTTTATTCTAGATGTTGGTTGTTCTGAACAATATACAATTGATCAATTGATGAaaaatctcagatgtgactagaaaaataaaacaacaaattcactTCTTTCGCTCAAAAAACTTAAgaacttattttaaaaaaatatttcttacctaaaaatgtcattatgcttgataactagggttgggcatcgagcatctatgggacccggttctaacactccgatggtcctggaaccgttcgaattttacaatttcgatgccctgagtggaaaaaaattgctgctgaaaaccacgaagaagaagccacaagaagcgtgtgtttgtgcactgcaacttgattacaagcaTGGAGCGGTGCCGCTCAAAAATTAGGCTcacctttacaaaaaaaaaaaaaaaaaaaagatcagtcagctcagtgcaacatttgcaacacaacaatatcatgcaaaggtggctgcatgaCCAGTATGATAAAACACCTCCGGTTTAGTGGAATATAAGTGCCAAGTAGCATAGCTGAGTGCGCACCGGTCGTCTAACCAGTCAGAAAGGTAAGTGAAACAATAATTTCCGTCTGTCTCCTGCTGTTCCCGCGATCCGACCCttgattaagcagtagatgatgaaTGGATGGAAAATAGTACGGgaataagtcgtattattacgtcgggctacGGTCGATATCACATGTAAAGTTAAGCATTTGattttcccgtctttcctttgtctgtcatcgtccccctttcgggcaaattccacactctgaaactgtcaatgattatgatgatgatgacaatgacaataaattattcattcattcaaaagaggactagatgcaaaatgacggactcgctggcgttcgtaaacagccgccatcttaaagcagtagactcctCCGTTAAAAGCGGTATTAAAAGATCTTCAAATTATAATCAGTAGAAGaaattatactaatgcttcgtcgtagctcccagctaaggtacatgtatggcaaaaaaatgtgtaaatgttttctgtgagcttttgaaaaataatctttgtgaaagtgcactcctgtggaaagaaacttcatcacattcaagttcaaagtctgatatttatatacaagttaaaaatagccctgtgaggaGTTCATGTAATTCATAAATTTCATATTGTATTAATAATAaacaatgaaataataataataaataataattttaaattcatatatttttaaaaaatcatccagaagttaagacattattataaactaatacatttttaaactttacatttttttgaccctctccctttttttgttgttgtattttttataaccctgcctcttaaaagaatctgaatcgagaatcgttcagaATCGGAactggaatcgttcaatttcaaatgatgcccaaccctattgaTGACACACGTCACTTAAAAGTTATATTttcccccacgtgtttcaactgAATTTCCCTTTCCACAAGCTGTTTTTAAGTTGTAGttacaatttagacttaaaATTTAAGTCCtagtaggattttgagtttttgcggtgttaaaaataaatgtatgattcctgctgtattggagcatattaggcaccagtgctacttggtgttttatccatcaatgactattgagctaaaattgacagttagctttattgtgttttattttacaccctcatcactgtaCAGCGCTGTTGGGTATATATTCTTAAATTATTGATGGACTACATTTTTGGGTTATTTGCGAGTGAATGCCCTTTTTTTTGGATAAACAGTAAAGCAATTACTAATACATTTTTCAGCAGCAACATAAGCGGCCTACAGAACCGTCAAACATTTTTTGAGAATTTCTTTAAATCTCTTTTAACATTCAGCAGCCCTCAGTGACATCGCTGAAGCAGTCTGTCAAAGATCGCCTTGGGCCTCTGCTCACTGCAAACGCTGAGCCTTCCCAGGACTCCAGTGTAGCTCCTCAGGTGTGTATGTGAACAGGCGTGCAGCTGCTCTATTTGTCAAAgtacaatatatatacatatattagggttgtaatggtacacaaaaacctcggtttggtacgtacctcggttttgaggtcacggttcggttcattttcgataCAGTaagatgcaaaatataaatgtgctagttgtttattacacacctttgtgctttcaacaataggaacgtaagcctatacaaagctagaattctgctcaaaaagtagcgggtatttaaagataatccaaaaacaatttgcctttcagaccctgtgtattggtcagctttctttctttctgaaagaagaaagaagtcctgtgctaaagagaaaagcaatcccaaatgacaaagattttaacatgtattttacaaatgcctcaatgaataattctttttttcttatgaacggttttcaaaagctttattggtggattttctcaagttaaagcgccacacagaaattaataaaataaatacacagatcctgcttacagttattcttattatttaattacaggtgttttagctcatttcaatttattttatttaaatgggctattatttattttattatgtgtgtatattttacaaatgtgatgtagtattaatttatattgtatattttatgttgtataacttaagttcctatgtgaatattagttcctacttgttttgttgtggtaagagggttttgtattgcacACGGGGCCgttttggttattattatagcagagaagatggaagtaaATCAACAGACAAGTCATctgtgccctgatctaccactcgagatctgatggactcaaaaagtgggttacgattgcatagtagtttgaaaattgaccggatccaccgtatttttacacgagtgacgtcCGGTCTGCCCGTTCctggctaccggtagtagtattgacgcaggagggtcgcgtctcgcgtcaaataataaactctgccgttcttttcgcgtgtgtcgtgttgagctgcttctgggatgtgtctaacacacggccgcactacgactggtgtgcattggctgattgactttaacgcccactgcgtttcactgcgttctcgcggcggccactttgtcgcgccgttgacatttctggtttatactgtcctaccgtgttggtcctcattatagtatagAAGACGgaataaatataatctacacaaagaaactgtaacccgatcgactcactgcctcgaaaagtaagggttacaataTGTCAGAAACTGGTTTGGTACGCCTCTGTTCCGAACAgagcaccacgtaccaaaacggttcaatacaaatgcatgtactgttacaccctttatatatatatagatattatgtatgtgtgtatgtatatatatgtatatacttggTTTTAACATGTTTTTCTACCTGTAACTGATATAGAATCCTACAAAAGTATCAGTGAAGGATCGTCTGGGTTTCTCTGCCAAATCTGCTACACCTGTTGAGAAGGCAAgtgtacacacgcacacacgcacacacgcacacacgcacacacacacacacgcacacacgcccacacacacacaccagatGTTTATGCTAAGCTATTGATTTTATGAAGTTTTTGTGCTTACATTTGAAGCATTTTCAGGTGTTTTCAACTTCGGCGGGCCTCTCTAAGACAGTATACAACCCTGCAGCCTTAAAAGCGGTCCAGAAAACCACAGATGACCCTCTAAAGAAGAAACAGGTGAGGGTGGCAATGGTGTTACAGTCATGGAAAGGTTCATAAAAAGCTTTACCCATACCTGTGAATAAAATGTTCTTAGGACATGATGAAATTCATTTCAAAACGCAACCTTAAAGTGCAGTCATTTCTGTTCTACAAGAATTCAGTTGTAGTAGCAACAGTATGTGATGTCCCATAAATGCTTTTACAGGAAGCTCTAAGGCTACAGCAGGATGTACGGAAGAAGAAGCAAGAAATTCTCGAGAAGCATATTGAAACACAGAAGGTAAGCTCATCTGGATCATTGGACTGTAGCAGTCTGGGGGAACTGAAAAAAGAAGGTGCTTCTTTGATGGCAtggtgcatttattttacattaacaATTTATTCCGTACACAATGCAACTTGGTGTGCTATACTTTACAAGAAAGTACAATACTGATTTTAAAACTATTAAagccaaaacatttaaaaatagagtGCAGGAATAATATGTCTAGGTGTAAAAATCGTCCACTTACATGACTGCAAAGCAGTGCAAGTAAGACTTTAGAACAATTTTTATAAGACCTCCAATGTAAGTATCAGTAGGAAAAATGTAAAGTAGTTTATGGCATATCCATAGCAAAGTACAGCACggtactgactgactgactcaaAATGTCTGAATAATAATATAGAATatgcagtatttatttatttattttttacataattacTCAAACAGGTGCACTATATTAAAAGGGAACATTGTTGAGGGTGCTTGGCCATTGAGAAAAGTTTGTTTCATAATTGACCGTTTTGGaaatttaattaataataataataatacctcaaacttatatagcgcttttttggacactcaaagacgctttacataacataacacaaagacaaaattaagaattaagaggtgggaaaagctagtttgaacaggtgggtttttaggagtgatttgaagttttttaATGAGTCAgagttcctgatgggttttgggagtgagttccagagTGAGGGAGCAGCAGCGGCGAAGGCTCGGCCTACTGTGATTACCGGTAAACGTATTGCTTATAATATTTTTCCAGAGTTTTAGCTGAATTAACAGCTAAAGCTATTTTAGAACTTTCCACAATGGGAAGTATCTAAATAAAAGAAGTATCATGATAGCTTGTGGAGGTCAAAAAACCTGATTTGTAATAAAATTGACAATAGAATGACGATGACATGAAAAAGTGACCTGCAGGATTTTAAAGCGCTGATAGGATTTGTAACCTCCTTGATTTTTTTCCTACTATGCCATTGTTGTCTGCAGCTCCTGATCTCCAAACTTGAGAAGAACAAAACAATGAAAGCAGAGGATAAAGCCAAAATCATGGAAACCTTGGGCATTTTAACCAAAAACATCACCAAACTACAAGAAGAGATAAAGGGCATCTCATGCAGCAGCAGCAATCTTCTGAACACAGTCAAGAGCAAGGCCCAAGTAATGCTTTGTGCATGCTAAGTACAGTTCTTTTCATATTCAGTTTTATATGTGGTTATTTGGATGGGATTCAtagcttgattaaaaaaaatcatttatttttgGGACTATATTTCTGACCTGCGATATAGTGGGCGCACACTGTGCTCACAAATAAGTCCACTAGTGGTTTATGTAAATTCACTATCTATGAAAATTATATTAATATGATGTGCTTTCATCTCTCAGGCTCAGAAGGAACTTCTTGACACAGAGTTAGATCTGTACAAGAAAACTCAAGCTGGAGAGGACACTGCTCTGTTGAAGATCAAGTATACCCAGCTGCAGATTGAGGTAAGGTATAGTGGTTCCTCGACATATGAAATTAGTCCGTTCCAGAGTAGCTTTCATATCatgattttttaatgtaaatcgcCTAGTTAGTCCTAAGCACTACTTAAACGACTTATTAAATGATATAATTGGGGTAAAACCAGAATAAAACGAGCCAAATGCATTTGAATCATGTAATATACCTAACTGTTAAAACCTGTAATGAAGTGGATAATACAACATAACATAatgcaaagaaaaaagaagGAGCAATACCTTTTGAGTGAGGCGATGTCCTCCTTTCACGAGATCATTGAAGATTCCGATGATTGGGTCTCCAGTGATGTCCTTTTCCGTAATAAAGATTGAGGAGAAGTTTCCATCTCATCATCAAACTGGGCCCTCTTGCATGAAAGGATAATCACGCTCTTTTAAGGCGTTTTTGGGATGAGATATACTCTACTTTAGAGTCATTGTCCAAAGTCATATTTAGTTACCAATTTGCTAAACGTTGCCTTCCTTGTGTACTTCTATTTAGGCCGCTAAAAGAGGACTCCTGTCACCAAGCCGAGGTCGTGGGATCTCTGCTCGAGGGCGTGGTTCCACAAGGGCCCGCGGAAGAGGTGCCAGAGGACGGGGAAGAGGAAGAGGTGTTCCACTGCATGCAGTTGTGGACCATCGTCCGCGAGCTCTGGAGATTTCCGGTTTCACGGAGACAGAGCAGGTCGACCTGCTGCCGCATTTTGCTGTAGGTTTGCTTATTCTCACAAAACTCATAGCGAGCCCAGTCCAGAAATGATCTGATTTCACCTAATTTAAATTATTTAGTTACCTAGATAATATATCTGTGACATGTAATTACAGATAGAGCAATAAAATGCTCTTCATGACACAAGGTATAGACCTGTTTTTCCCACCTGTTGTTTATTCATGCAACAGAATCATAGCTTTATTAAACACAAACAGGCCCATAGAGCATTTGTGAACACATTGACAAAAGATCACTGTTATTGCAGCACAGTTAAACCATGATTGAAGAGTTTACATTCTCTCTGTAAAATTCTATTCTATTAAGGCACTTTATTTATGTtacttttttgtgtattttgttcttattgtcaccctaaaaaaaaaaaaaggggggggggggtaaaaaagCTGTTTATCAAATttgggcttaaaaaaaaaacaatggagaTATTATTTTTAAGCCATATTGTCCAGCCCTACTAGTAATATATGTATGCACAATGTGTCTATAATTAGACATTGCGAAATAACCATGTACCATATTTACAATTTTGAAGCAATTTGGAGAAATAGAAGATTGCCAGATCGATGAAAACAGCTTGTGTGCAGTCATCACCTACAGGACAAGAGCAGAGGCTGAGCAGGTGAGCAGCTTATTAGTTACCACAGATGTAATATAATGTCAGGTGTGCTGTCCTGGTTACACCcatgtttttttcttacaatgtgttactcttttttttttttcccccatgacTTCAGGCAGCACTCCGTGGCGTCAAGTTGAACAATCGTAATTTACGGCTGGCCTGGCATAAGCCTCTCAAGACGCTGAATGCTGTTGATGCAAACGAGGCAGAGCCAGAGGAGGATGAGGTTAGCGCCATTTCTATCTTGTAGAAATGTATATCATAAAGACCCAGTAGCCGTTTTAGTACCGACATAGGACACAAGAGGGAGCCAATACACAAGACTGCTCAGATTACAATTTACTGTCTAGTCCAGGGGTCGGCGACTGAAAATGTTGAAAAAGCCATATTGGACAAAAAACgaatgtctggagcagcaaaaaaagataaaagccttatacagtggtacctctacttacgaataaATTTGtcctggaagtagtttcttaaacTGAAAATGTCATAGGTAAAGACGCGTTTTCCTTGTAAATGCCCTATTCTAAGTCCCCCAAAATTCGGACATAAGTTTTTGTAAAGCATAAAAATCATCAAAACATGTTACAAATATGTGTTACAATTAGATCATTGCACAATAAACTtaaaatgagagttgtgcatTATGAAAAAATAAAGAAGTTATTACAATGTTACGCAAAGCAGTCGGAACACCTCATGGCCAGAGGGGCAGTGAAGAGGACGCTTAGATAAACACATACACATGCAGTAGAGGTcct includes:
- the rbm26 gene encoding RNA-binding protein 26 isoform X3 is translated as MIIENLEALKTWLSDTLEPICDADPSALAKYVVALVKKDKTEKELKALCIDQLDVFLQKETQQFVDKLFEAIDNKSYLPPTEALPTLIKVEKDEPKKDEPTREDERDKKISRRVNNSPPSGSRYSRDGRRVDDRKRDDRSRKRDYDRNPPRRDSYRDRYNRRRGRSRSYSRSRSRSWSKDRPRDRDRDRDRDRDRERDRDRARSGSPSHSRTRSRSRSRDRDPGKLKYDHDRVDRLEGPDGYTPTILVSTATTSHFPVPTLSSTITVIAPTHHHSNNTTESWSDFHPEHPVDRGPFRGPVPQPRKRCRDYDEKGFCMRGDMCPFDHGSDPVVVEDVGLPNMLPFQPPPIPGVDGPPPPGLPPPPLMNPSTVNLGPPVPPPGTLPPSLPPIAGPPPPLPPLQPSGMDAPPNSITSAVPTIVTSGIRSSVPQIPTPLFPSDTYEADVYNPEAPSITSSSRPMYRHRVNAQRPNLIGLTMGDVDQPQKDKVPNNSMRIVMDSSLRKRPAGSHDGGILHKKPWFDRPNYNKPNHLGYHRRGPFNSPNTKLLVRQIPSELNNISKLNDHFSKFGTIVNLQVAYQSDPEGALIQFASPDEAKRAIQSTEAVLNNRFIRVHWFRENGGDGPGPGLAHIQQLQSQPAMQPSVTSLKQSVKDRLGPLLTANAEPSQDSSVAPQNPTKVSVKDRLGFSAKSATPVEKVFSTSAGLSKTVYNPAALKAVQKTTDDPLKKKQEALRLQQDVRKKKQEILEKHIETQKLLISKLEKNKTMKAEDKAKIMETLGILTKNITKLQEEIKGISCSSSNLLNTVKSKAQAQKELLDTELDLYKKTQAGEDTALLKIKYTQLQIEAAKRGLLSPSRGRGISARGRGSTRARGRGARGRGRGRGVPLHAVVDHRPRALEISGFTETEQVDLLPHFAQFGEIEDCQIDENSLCAVITYRTRAEAEQAALRGVKLNNRNLRLAWHKPLKTLNAVDANEAEPEEDEYPEESLSDDALLQDDDEEEDDNEPRSWRR
- the rbm26 gene encoding RNA-binding protein 26 isoform X1, which translates into the protein MIIENLEALKTWLSDTLEPICDADPSALAKYVVALVKKDKTEKELKALCIDQLDVFLQKETQQFVDKLFEAIDNKSYLPPTEALPTLIKVEKDEPKKDEPTREDERDKKISRRVNNSPPSGSRYSRDGRRVDDRKRDDRSRKRDYDRNPPRRDSYRDRYNRRRGRSRSYSRSRSRSWSKDRPRDRDRDRDRDRDRERDRDRARSGSPSHSRTRSRSRSRDRDPGKLKYDHDRVDRLEGPDGYTPTILVSTATTSHFPVPTLSSTITVIAPTHHHSNNTTESWSDFHPEHPVDRGPFRGPVPQPRKRCRDYDEKGFCMRGDMCPFDHGSDPVVVEDVGLPNMLPFQPPPIPGVDGPPPPGLPPPPLMNPSTVNLGPPVPPPGTLPPSLPPIAGPPPPLPPLQPSGMDAPPNSITSAVPTIVTSGIRSSVPQIPTPLFPSDTYEADVYNPEAPSITSSSRPMYRHRVNAQRPNLIGLTMGDVDQPQKDKVPNNSMRIVMDSSLRKRPAGSHDGGILHKKPWFDRPNYNKPNHLGYHRRGPFNSPNTKLLVRQIPSELNNISKLNDHFSKFGTIVNLQVAYQSDPEGALIQFASPDEAKRAIQSTEAVLNNRFIRVHWFRENGGDGPGPGLAHIQQLQSQPAMQPSVTSLKQSVKDRLGPLLTANAEPSQDSSVAPQNPTKVSVKDRLGFSAKSATPVEKHFQVFSTSAGLSKTVYNPAALKAVQKTTDDPLKKKQEALRLQQDVRKKKQEILEKHIETQKLLISKLEKNKTMKAEDKAKIMETLGILTKNITKLQEEIKGISCSSSNLLNTVKSKAQAQKELLDTELDLYKKTQAGEDTALLKIKYTQLQIEAAKRGLLSPSRGRGISARGRGSTRARGRGARGRGRGRGVPLHAVVDHRPRALEISGFTETEQVDLLPHFAQFGEIEDCQIDENSLCAVITYRTRAEAEQAALRGVKLNNRNLRLAWHKPLKTLNAVDANEAEPEEDEYPEESLSDDALLQDDDEEEDDNEPRSWRR
- the rbm26 gene encoding RNA-binding protein 26 isoform X2 → MIIENLEALKTWLSDTLEPICDADPSALAKYVVALVKKDKTEKELKALCIDQLDVFLQKETQQFVDKLFEAIDNKSYLPPTEALPTLIKVEKDEPKKDEPTREDERDKKISRRVNNSPPSGSRYSRDGRRVDDRKRDDRSRKRDYDRNPPRRDSYRDRYNRRRGRSRSYSRSRSRSWSKDRPRDRDRDRDRDRDRERDRDRARSGSPSHSRTRSRSRSRDRDPGKLKYDHDRVDRLEGPDGYTPTILVSTATTSHFPVPTLSSTITVIAPTHHHSNNTTESWSDFHPEHPVDRGPFRGPVPQPRKRCRDYDEKGFCMRGDMCPFDHGSDPVVVEDVGLPNMLPFQPPPIPGVDGPPPPGLPPPPLMNPSTVNLGPPVPPPGTLPPSLPPIAGPPPPLPPLQPSGMDAPPNSITSAVPTIVTSGIRSSVPQIPTPLFPSDTYEADVYNPEAPSITSSSRPMYRHRVNAQRPNLIGLTMGDVDQPQKDKVPNNSMRIVMDSSLRKRPAGSHDGGILHKKPWFDRPNYNKPNHLGYHRRGPFNSPNTKLLVRQIPSELNNISKLNDHFSKFGTIVNLQVAYQSDPEGALIQFASPDEAKRAIQSTEAVLNNRFIRVHWFRENGGDGPGPGLAHIQQLQSQPAMPSVTSLKQSVKDRLGPLLTANAEPSQDSSVAPQNPTKVSVKDRLGFSAKSATPVEKHFQVFSTSAGLSKTVYNPAALKAVQKTTDDPLKKKQEALRLQQDVRKKKQEILEKHIETQKLLISKLEKNKTMKAEDKAKIMETLGILTKNITKLQEEIKGISCSSSNLLNTVKSKAQAQKELLDTELDLYKKTQAGEDTALLKIKYTQLQIEAAKRGLLSPSRGRGISARGRGSTRARGRGARGRGRGRGVPLHAVVDHRPRALEISGFTETEQVDLLPHFAQFGEIEDCQIDENSLCAVITYRTRAEAEQAALRGVKLNNRNLRLAWHKPLKTLNAVDANEAEPEEDEYPEESLSDDALLQDDDEEEDDNEPRSWRR